A region of the Arenibacter antarcticus genome:
TGTATAGGGTATTTTTTTTGTCGTTGTTGTAGCCACTATCGTAAATGGAAGGTAATAGTTTATTTCCCGGTAAACCATTGCTAAAGGATAATTGATCTAGGAACAATGGAGGTTGCTTGGTTGCTTGTGTATATATGCCTGCTCCGTTTACAGATCCGGGATTTTCAGTCACTTCTAAACTACCTTTGATATTGAATGAGATTAATGTTGAGTTAGTTGCGTCAAAATCAATGTTGGACGCTAGATTATATCTTGAGAAATTAATTGTTTTTACGGAACCTTGTTGATACAGATAACCCAGTGAGCTAAAAAACCGAATTTTGTCAGAACCACCTGAAAAAGTTAGATTGTGGTTTAACATCGGTGCATTAAAATCAATTACTTCTTTGACCCAGTCGTGATTCGGATAATGATCAGGATCACTACCATTTTTATACTTTTGAAGTTCTTCCTCGCTATAAGCTGGATCTAATCCAGCGTTTTTACTGGCCACATTCAGTGCAGTGGCAAAGTCATAAGAATCCAAGTATTTTGGATACCGAGTGGGTCGCTGGATACCGAACCATGTATTGTAATTGAAATTGATTTTTCCCTCTTTACCTCTTTTAGTGGTTATAACAACCACACCATTAGCACCGGCCAAGCCATAAGGGGCAACCGCAGCCGCATCCTTTAAGACTGTAATACTTTCTATTTCATTGGGGTCAATTTGGGAATAGCTCCGTGGAACTCCGTCAACAATAGTTAATGCTCCAGAATTAGAACCAATTGTTCCAAGACCTCTTACCCTAATTTCTGCAGCATCTGCTCCTGGTTCTCCACTAGGCTGAAACGCAAGTACTCCCGAAACTCTTCCAGCAATACTGTTATTTATATTCGCTACAGGATTGTCGGATACCATATCGCCTTTTAAAGTTGATATAGAAGCTGTTACGGAACTTTTTTTCTGAGTTCCATACCCTACTACTACAATCTCATCCAAGGTTGCTGCACTCTCTTCCAATGTAATAGTAAGATTACTCTGCCCGTTTAGTACAACTTCTTTTGTCGCGAATCCGATATAAGAAACTGTTAGTGATGCTTTTTCGCTTTTAACCATTAAAGTAAAATTCCCATCAAAATCAGTCGTAACTCCGTTTGTTGTGCCTTTTTCAATCACATTCGCACCTGGTAGTGGAGTGCCATCGTAATCTATCACCATCCCACTTATTTCAAATTGTGCTTTGTCTAGTATAATAGATTTTTCATTTGGCTTTGGTTGAGGCTCTATTTGCGCTCGTAGAATAATCTGCTTTTCATACATTTTATATTCGATATTTGATTCTGAAAAAAGATCATCCAATACTTCCGATAACCATTTATCTGATACATTAACGGATACGGATTTTCTATAATCAACCTCTTTGTCTTTATATACAAACTTATAATCGGTTATCACCTCAATCCTATTTAAGACTTTCTCTAAACTAACATTGTTAAAGTTTAAGGTGACTTTTGCATTTTGGCCATAGGAAGAATTGGCATTCATTTGAAACACTGAAATGATCAAAATGAGAGCGGTAATTTTCATCTTTAAATCTAAGCACATCTGAAAAGGAATATGCTGTCTTTTAATAATTGGTTTTTTCATTATTTTTGTGGTTTTTAGGTGGTTAAATAATTTAGTCAAATCGTAAATCGGGAAATGCTGACACATTTCCCAATTTTAATAGGATTTGTAAAAAAAGATATGCTCTGTGAAATTTTCATATTTAAGTTTAAATCATATTAAATCTAACTTTAAGGATTAATTGTAATTTTTTTATTGTCAATAATATATTCTATCCCGTAATTATCCTCGAAAGTATTAAGTACATGTTCCAGTGATGGATTTTCGAAGCTGGCCGTAAATAATTCCTGGCCTAAGACCTTGTTGTTGTTTATTATAGTGATATCATAATGTCTTTCTAGTTTTTTAATAATTTCATTAAAAGTGGTATGCCTGAATACAATGTTGCCATTTTTCCATGCGGTGAATAAGAAGGTCTCGCTCTTCTCTATAGTGATTTCCATATTTGTCTTGTTCAACGAAGCTAAATGTCCCGGAGTTAGGAGTGTCTTCCTATTAGAGTCCTGATCTTCATCTTGGTATAGGGCAACAGACCCCTCAACCAGTACTGTATTTGTAGTGTTGTCCTCTGGATAGGAGGTAACATTGAATGATGTGCCCAAAACCATTATATCCAATTCATTAGTATTAACAATGAAAGGGTTTTCATTTTTGGCTACCTCGAAAAAAGCTTCTCCGGAGAGATATACTTCTCTATTTTGACCCTTGATAAATTTTATGGGATATTTAAGAGAACTGCCTGCATTTAAAAATATACGGGTACTATCTGAAAGTATGATATCGAATCGTTTTCCATAAGGAACTGTTAATATGTTATAGATCAACTTTTCGACACGCGATTCATTATTATATATTATTCGATTCCCATGCTGGGTCCCTACAATATTACCATGGGAGTCTACAACCCGTGTAGTACCATCGTCATCTATTGTCTTTATATCGCCATTTTCTAGCTTAAGTGTAATGGTATTTTCTGGAATGGAAACGATAGGACTGGTGTCCGAAGTATTTACTTGATATATGGTTGCCAAACCAAAAACCACCACTATCATTGCAGCGTACTTAAGAGTTTCGACCCAGATTCTCTTACGTTTGGCTATGGTGTCCTGATCTAATACCCTTTTATATTCCTCTAAACTTTTTCCAATATTTATGATTTTGGAAGTTTCTTCAAATGTAGTAGCTAAATATCTAGCTTTTAGGATATTGAACTTTTGGGTATTCTCTTTTGATGACCGGATCCACTTTTCTATCTCACGAGTTTCTTGAGGAGAAGTATTTTCCTGTATATATTTCAATATTTGATCACGTTCCATAGTATGTCTTATACTATATAGACGATTCAAATAGAAGGTGTACCTAAAACAATTATAAAAAAGTTATAAAAAATAGTGTTAGAAACTCTTTTAAATGGAACTTCATATGCTTAAGAGCATTGGAAATATGGTTATCCACGGTTCGTTTAGATATGTTCAGGGTTTTAGCAATATCAGCATGTTTCATCCCCTCTATCCTACTTTTTATAAAGACTTTTTTACATTTTTCAGGAAGTAATTCAATTGCAAGGTTAATCCTCAACTCCAGTTCTTCCTCCAGAATTGTGGCGGCTGCTTCATCTTTAATGAACTGATAATTTATTGCAGTCTTTTCATTATAAAAAGTTTTTGAAAAAGATTCTTTGACTTTTAGATGCTTTATGTGATCCAAGCAGGAGTTCTTGGTCATGGTATAAAGGTAGTTATTGATACTTTTGATTTTACCGAATTCACTCTTCCGTTCCCATACCTTTATAAAGACATTTTGTACGATTCCCTCAGCATCTTCCAGGTTTCCGAGATAACCTTTTGCGATATGTAGAAGTTTGTCATAGTAAAGGCGAAACAAGGTTTCATAGGCCTTAATATCTCCCTTTCGCAATTCATTGCTAAAGATGGATGAGTCGATATTAGGGCTTTGTGATTTCAGGATTTTGAAATATTTGAACCTCTAAAGTACAAATAAATACATATTGTAAACAATTCTAAGAAAATAGACTTTGCTAACTGGTTGCACATGTACAAATTCATTGAAATTCTAAATATGTAAAAGCATAAGGGAATTTAGCGGTGTATTAGTGTAGAAACATTTTTCTTAAATCGTTCCCAGATAGAAGCAGGATTTCCAATCAGATCAATACTCAATCTCTAATTCCTTGTACTTTACTTCTTTAATTATATCCGGTCTGTTAGAGTCTATCTGTGGACTGTATAAATCTTTGCTGATGGGGTAGGCGTGGAGGTCGGTATCACCCATATCATGCTTTATCACTTCTTGAATTTCTTTTTCAGAAAGGTCAGAATTCAACCAAGTTTCTACATCCTCATCCTTTAATATTACGGGACGTCTTTTTTTGGTGTTGTGTATTTTTTCAAAGAGGGGAGTGGCCTCCTTGGTTAGGATGGTAAAGGTGTTATATCCATCCTTTGTTGTAGTGTAGATTCCAGCGAGACTGATCAATTCTTTATTCCTTCGCTCGAAATAAAAAGGGACCTTAAATTTTTTTGGTGCGGTATGGGGCTCAAAAAAACCATCTACGGGAATGATACAGCGTTTGGTAAAGGCACTGTGCTTATAAATAAAATGATCAAAGAGCTTTTCGGAGCGCGCATTTAATCCTGCCCCAAATCGTGCGGCATCCTTATAATACTTCTGGTAGTCGGCCCCCATTTCGCTTACAGGCATTACGCCCCACATGGAAGGAGTAATGTGATCATTTCTTTCTTGGGGAACAATCCATAGTAGCGGATGGGCCCACCCATTGGCATGGTAATATACCAACTCATCCTCAACGGGGGTTTTACCGACCAGCTTGGATACATTATAGAATTTTTGCAAGTCTTTTATGGAAGTCGTTACCCTGGTACCGAAACACATAATTCTAGTTTTCCTCTAATTTAAGAATTTAACTTTTATGGTGGGGATTCAGTGAACTAAATTAGTGTTTTTAAAAAATATCCGTAGATCAGGATTTTGTGCCTAGAAAAAATTAGCCACTGAATCCAAATTTTATACAAGATGGATAGTTATGGATTCTTAAAGTGGTTGTCTGAAGTGGTGCCATAGCCTTGAAGTACAACGCGATATATCTTAAGGAGTACTTACTTCCTAATTATGTCCTTATTTATTTCACCCCTGAAATTGATTGTTGATATCTTTAACTATGGATATTTTCCAATAAAATGGAAATATTCCATAGTTTTGTACAATGAACAAGTCAATTTTGCATCTGGATCTCGATACCTTTTTTGTTTCCGTAGAACGGTTGCTCCATAGCGAACTGCTTAAAAAGCCTGTAATGGTAGGCGGTACGGGACAGCGGGGAGTGGTGGCTGCCTGTAGTTATGAGACTCGACGTTTTGGCGTGCGTTCGGGTATGTCCATGCAGATGGCAAAACAACTGTGTCCGGAAGCAATTGTAATCAGGGGCAATGCCGGTACCTATATGAAACATTCGAACCTTATTACCGATATCATACGAGATACGGTTCCTTTGTTCGAAAAAACAAGTGTAGATGAGTTTTATGTAGATCTAACGGGGATGGACCGATTTTTTGGCAATTATAAGTTTGCTATAGAGCTGCGCAAACGTATCATTAAAGAGTCAGGACTGCCTATTTCATTTGGCCTGTCACAGAACAAAATTGTAAGTAAAGTGGCTACCGGTGAAGCGAAGCCCAATAATCAGTTGAAAATCGACTATGGCTATGAAAAGCAATTTTTAGCGCCTTTGGCAATTAGAAAGATTCCTATGATAGGGAAAGCCTCCGCCCAAACTTTGATTCATATGGGTATAGACCGGGTAAAATTAATTCAAGATATGCCAGTAGAAATGCTGATGACAGTATTGGGAAAAAATGGGCGTACTATTTGGAACCGTGCCAATGGAATAGATAATTGTCCAGTAATCCCTTATTGCGAGCGAAAATCCATAAGCAATGAGCGAACTTTTAACCTGGACACTATAGATGTGCAGAAACTTCGTGACACCCTTACCGCCATGGTAGACACTCTAGCCTATCAATTGCGGTTGGGAGATAAAATGACAGGATGTGTCTCGATAAAAATCAGGTATTCTGATTTTCAGACCTATAATAAGCAAATACGGATTCCTTATACAAGTGCCGATCATATATTGCTGCCCACCGTGATGGAACTATTTAATAAATTGTATGGGCGAAGAATTTTAGTCCGGTTGATCGGGGTAAAATTTTCCCATCTTGTTGGAGGGCATTACCAGATCGACCTTTTTGATGACAATGAGAAGATTCTAGAATTGTATAGATCCTTAGATAAAATACGTAATCGTTTTGGGGCAGGAAGTATTATGAAAGCTTCGACCTTGGATGTGAAATCCGTAATATCGGGTAGGAACCCCTTTGATGGGGAGCCTCCCGTTCTCTTGGCCCATAGAAATCAGTAATGTACATCAATTGCCACTCCTATTATTCCCTACGCTATGGGGTGCTCTCTGTTTCACAATTATTGGAACTTGCGAAGCTGAATGGCGTCAATGAAATGGCATTGACCGATATCAACAGTACTTCTGCCTGTTTGGAATTTATAAAAGAAGCGCCTATGTATGGAATAAGACCTATAGTGGGTGCCGATGTCCGCAATGTTAATGACCGCTGTTATGTAAGTTTGGCAAAGAACAATGGAGGCTTTTTGGAACTGAACCAGTTTCTGACAAAACACCTTCATACGGGCACCAAATTCCCAGAGGTGCC
Encoded here:
- a CDS encoding RNA polymerase sigma-70 factor, which encodes MRKGDIKAYETLFRLYYDKLLHIAKGYLGNLEDAEGIVQNVFIKVWERKSEFGKIKSINNYLYTMTKNSCLDHIKHLKVKESFSKTFYNEKTAINYQFIKDEAAATILEEELELRINLAIELLPEKCKKVFIKSRIEGMKHADIAKTLNISKRTVDNHISNALKHMKFHLKEFLTLFFITFL
- a CDS encoding SOS response-associated peptidase, producing MCFGTRVTTSIKDLQKFYNVSKLVGKTPVEDELVYYHANGWAHPLLWIVPQERNDHITPSMWGVMPVSEMGADYQKYYKDAARFGAGLNARSEKLFDHFIYKHSAFTKRCIIPVDGFFEPHTAPKKFKVPFYFERRNKELISLAGIYTTTKDGYNTFTILTKEATPLFEKIHNTKKRRPVILKDEDVETWLNSDLSEKEIQEVIKHDMGDTDLHAYPISKDLYSPQIDSNRPDIIKEVKYKELEIEY
- the dinB gene encoding DNA polymerase IV, which translates into the protein MNKSILHLDLDTFFVSVERLLHSELLKKPVMVGGTGQRGVVAACSYETRRFGVRSGMSMQMAKQLCPEAIVIRGNAGTYMKHSNLITDIIRDTVPLFEKTSVDEFYVDLTGMDRFFGNYKFAIELRKRIIKESGLPISFGLSQNKIVSKVATGEAKPNNQLKIDYGYEKQFLAPLAIRKIPMIGKASAQTLIHMGIDRVKLIQDMPVEMLMTVLGKNGRTIWNRANGIDNCPVIPYCERKSISNERTFNLDTIDVQKLRDTLTAMVDTLAYQLRLGDKMTGCVSIKIRYSDFQTYNKQIRIPYTSADHILLPTVMELFNKLYGRRILVRLIGVKFSHLVGGHYQIDLFDDNEKILELYRSLDKIRNRFGAGSIMKASTLDVKSVISGRNPFDGEPPVLLAHRNQ
- a CDS encoding FecR family protein — translated: MERDQILKYIQENTSPQETREIEKWIRSSKENTQKFNILKARYLATTFEETSKIINIGKSLEEYKRVLDQDTIAKRKRIWVETLKYAAMIVVVFGLATIYQVNTSDTSPIVSIPENTITLKLENGDIKTIDDDGTTRVVDSHGNIVGTQHGNRIIYNNESRVEKLIYNILTVPYGKRFDIILSDSTRIFLNAGSSLKYPIKFIKGQNREVYLSGEAFFEVAKNENPFIVNTNELDIMVLGTSFNVTSYPEDNTTNTVLVEGSVALYQDEDQDSNRKTLLTPGHLASLNKTNMEITIEKSETFLFTAWKNGNIVFRHTTFNEIIKKLERHYDITIINNNKVLGQELFTASFENPSLEHVLNTFEDNYGIEYIIDNKKITINP